One Amorphoplanes digitatis genomic window carries:
- a CDS encoding response regulator gives MPSELTGKTVLYIDDSAINTILVERILACRPGVVFGSAADGRSGLDSATRLRPDLVLLDLTLPDISGEQVLAQLRADPATRSIPVIVVSGETDPSVHLRLLAQGAQWLTKPYEIEDLLRLVDDSLGAG, from the coding sequence GTGCCATCCGAACTGACCGGGAAGACCGTGCTCTACATCGACGACAGCGCGATCAACACCATCCTGGTCGAGCGGATCCTCGCCTGCCGCCCCGGTGTGGTGTTCGGCTCCGCCGCGGACGGCCGCTCCGGCCTGGACAGCGCCACGCGGCTGCGCCCGGATCTGGTGCTGCTCGACCTCACCCTGCCCGACATCAGCGGCGAGCAGGTGCTGGCCCAGCTCCGCGCCGACCCGGCCACCCGCTCCATTCCCGTGATCGTGGTCAGCGGCGAGACCGATCCCTCGGTCCATCTGCGGCTGCTGGCGCAGGGCGCGCAGTGGCTGACCAAGCCGTACGAGATCGAGGATCTGCTGCGCCTGGTGGACGACTCGCTGGGTGCGGGTTAG
- a CDS encoding SpoIIE family protein phosphatase, protein MATVLVVDDDPISRDFLRTLLGYRGHQACEAADGDTALMLARRQLPDAVITDVMMPNLDGYELARMLRSQPTTSHIPIAFSTAHYRHEEIEPMARACGVRDVIFKPAQPGMVLATIDALLEAGNLPGQVLTGDLVGHTDDVAVAAPGRQAALPADELTEQWRMLAADFADRLAETHQLTQSGTWDLDPEAGLIVLSMGLRDLLRLPSARVRLEQLRQRVHPEDLAKLLTTAGNTLRTGVPSLAEVRVADMDGGVHELIVSCRTALPGRQRADTPRVVWGVAQDVTEVRHAQRAHLRAQAEWHAERRTVDSFHRAVLPQALPLVAGASLGAIYLAAPERLDVGTGWYDAQEISGGRILLSVGEVAGHDQPATAAMAPILAALRAYAFEDPDPARLLTRLNRLLVGVVQDDTFVTAVVAIYDPDTSCLCVANAGHPVPMMVMPRSGGVPAVALLRQRGPALGVFPDAEFTGQYLTMTPGAVLCAYTDGLTDRHSGPEAGDAQRLPYAVVRALGELADGAADQQPDAQDLAEEIVREVLGGDSPDDDACVAVLWVAGDGD, encoded by the coding sequence ATGGCGACCGTGTTGGTTGTCGATGACGATCCGATCAGCCGGGACTTTCTGCGCACGTTGCTGGGCTACCGGGGGCATCAGGCCTGCGAGGCCGCCGACGGCGACACCGCACTGATGCTGGCCCGCCGGCAGCTGCCGGACGCGGTGATCACCGACGTCATGATGCCGAACCTGGACGGCTACGAGCTGGCCCGGATGCTGCGCAGCCAGCCGACCACCAGTCATATACCGATCGCGTTCAGCACCGCGCACTACCGCCACGAGGAGATCGAGCCCATGGCCCGCGCCTGCGGCGTCCGGGACGTGATCTTCAAACCGGCGCAGCCCGGCATGGTGCTGGCGACGATCGACGCGCTGCTCGAGGCCGGGAACCTGCCCGGGCAGGTGCTGACGGGCGACCTCGTCGGGCACACCGACGACGTCGCCGTCGCCGCGCCGGGCCGGCAGGCCGCGCTGCCGGCCGACGAGCTCACGGAGCAGTGGCGGATGCTCGCCGCGGACTTCGCCGACCGGCTGGCCGAGACCCACCAGCTCACCCAGTCCGGCACCTGGGATCTCGACCCGGAGGCCGGCCTGATAGTGCTGTCGATGGGCCTGCGCGACCTGCTCCGGCTGCCCTCGGCCCGGGTGCGCCTCGAGCAGCTCCGGCAGCGCGTGCACCCCGAGGACCTCGCCAAACTCCTCACCACCGCCGGGAACACCCTGCGCACCGGCGTGCCCAGCCTCGCCGAGGTACGCGTCGCGGACATGGACGGCGGCGTACACGAGCTGATCGTGTCCTGCCGGACGGCCCTGCCGGGGCGGCAGCGCGCGGACACGCCCCGGGTCGTGTGGGGAGTCGCGCAGGACGTCACCGAGGTACGCCACGCGCAGCGCGCCCACCTGCGGGCGCAGGCGGAGTGGCACGCGGAGCGGCGCACCGTCGACTCGTTCCACCGCGCCGTGCTGCCGCAGGCGCTGCCCCTGGTCGCCGGCGCCAGCCTCGGCGCGATCTACCTGGCCGCCCCCGAGCGGCTCGACGTCGGCACCGGCTGGTACGACGCGCAGGAGATCTCCGGCGGACGGATCCTGCTGTCGGTCGGCGAGGTGGCCGGGCACGACCAGCCGGCCACCGCCGCCATGGCGCCGATCCTCGCCGCGCTGCGCGCGTACGCCTTCGAGGACCCCGACCCGGCCCGCCTGCTGACCCGGCTGAACCGGCTCCTGGTCGGCGTCGTGCAGGACGACACGTTCGTCACCGCCGTCGTCGCGATCTATGACCCCGACACGAGCTGCCTGTGCGTGGCGAACGCCGGTCACCCCGTACCCATGATGGTCATGCCCCGCAGCGGCGGCGTGCCGGCGGTCGCCCTGCTGCGGCAGCGCGGCCCGGCGCTGGGGGTCTTCCCCGACGCCGAGTTCACCGGGCAGTACCTGACCATGACGCCGGGCGCGGTGCTGTGCGCGTACACCGACGGCCTGACCGACCGCCACAGCGGCCCGGAGGCCGGCGACGCGCAGCGGCTCCCGTATGCCGTCGTGCGGGCGCTCGGCGAACTCGCGGACGGTGCGGCGGATCAGCAGCCGGACGCGCAGGACCTGGCTGAGGAGATCGTCCGGGAGGTACTCGGCGGCGACTCGCCCGACGACGACGCCTGCGTCGCCGTCCTGTGGGTCGCCGGGGACGGCGACTAA
- a CDS encoding beta-L-arabinofuranosidase domain-containing protein — protein MSSLPVSRRRLLQAAGAGALASAAGLGPLGGGPAAAAVVPPVRPDLGVSAYPFTLGQVRLTAGRWLDNQNRTLSYLRFVDVDRLLYNFRANHRLSTGSAAATGGWDAPTFPFRTHMQGHLLTAWAQAYAVLGDTTCRAKADYMVAELAKCQANNGAAGFGAGYLSGFPESDFTALEARTLSNGNVPYYCVHKTLAGLLDVWRHTGNTQARDVLLALAGWVDTRTARLSSSQMQAMLGTEFGGMNEVLADIYQQTGDGRWLTAAQRFDHAAVFNPLASNQDQLNGLHANTQVPKWVGAAREYKATGTTRYRDIAANAWRIATGAHTYVIGGNSQAEHFRAPNAIAGYLTNDTCEHCNSYNMLKLTRELWQLDPSRADYFDFYERTLLNHVIGAQNPADSHGHVTYFTPLNPGGRRGVGPAWGGGTWSTDYNSFWCCQGTGVEINTKLMDSIYFYNGTTLTVNLFVPSVLTWTQRGITVTQNTTFPVSDTTTLTLSGTMSGSWSIRLRIPSWTTGATISVNGTVQSVTATPGSYATVTRTWAAGDTIAVKLPMRVIMRAANDNADVQAITYGPAVLCGNYGSTTPAGLPALTVSTITRTSTSSLAFTATANGATVNIGPFHDAQGFNYTVYWNTGAAAVTYKLVNVGSGLVLGIQDMSTVDGGLALQWDDSGTADHNWVMVTDGSAVRFRNVNSGKVLGVENMSTADNARVLQWSDNGTADHRWTLIDNGDGTHRIRNVNSGKLLAILNGSVARGAQAVQDPDNGSADNRWRLVRLT, from the coding sequence ATGTCGTCCCTGCCTGTCAGCCGACGCCGGCTGCTGCAAGCCGCCGGCGCGGGCGCGCTGGCCTCCGCGGCCGGCCTCGGGCCGCTCGGCGGCGGACCCGCCGCGGCGGCCGTCGTGCCACCCGTGCGGCCCGACCTCGGCGTCTCGGCCTATCCGTTCACGCTCGGCCAGGTGCGGCTCACCGCCGGCCGATGGCTGGACAACCAGAACCGGACCCTGAGCTACCTGCGGTTCGTCGACGTCGACCGGCTGCTCTACAACTTCCGGGCCAATCACCGGCTGTCCACCGGCTCCGCCGCCGCGACCGGGGGATGGGACGCGCCGACGTTCCCGTTCCGCACACACATGCAGGGCCACCTGCTGACCGCGTGGGCGCAGGCGTACGCGGTGCTCGGCGACACCACCTGCCGCGCCAAGGCCGACTACATGGTGGCCGAGCTTGCCAAGTGCCAGGCGAACAACGGCGCCGCCGGATTCGGCGCCGGATACCTCTCCGGGTTCCCCGAGTCCGACTTCACCGCGCTGGAGGCCCGGACCCTCTCGAACGGGAACGTGCCGTACTACTGCGTGCACAAGACCCTCGCGGGCCTGCTCGACGTGTGGCGCCACACCGGCAACACCCAGGCCCGCGACGTGCTCCTCGCGCTGGCCGGCTGGGTCGACACCCGCACCGCGCGGCTGAGCTCCAGCCAGATGCAGGCCATGCTCGGCACCGAGTTCGGCGGTATGAACGAGGTGCTCGCCGACATCTACCAGCAGACCGGCGACGGGCGCTGGCTCACCGCGGCACAGCGGTTCGACCACGCCGCGGTGTTCAACCCGCTCGCCTCCAATCAGGACCAGCTCAACGGCCTGCACGCCAACACGCAGGTGCCGAAGTGGGTCGGCGCGGCCCGGGAGTACAAGGCCACCGGCACCACCCGCTACCGGGACATCGCCGCCAACGCCTGGCGGATCGCCACCGGCGCGCACACGTACGTGATCGGCGGCAACAGCCAGGCCGAGCACTTCCGCGCGCCGAACGCGATCGCCGGCTATCTCACCAACGACACCTGCGAGCACTGCAACTCCTACAACATGCTGAAGCTGACCCGGGAGCTGTGGCAGCTCGACCCGAGCCGGGCCGACTACTTCGACTTCTACGAGCGGACCCTGCTCAACCACGTCATCGGCGCGCAGAACCCGGCCGACAGCCACGGCCACGTCACCTACTTCACGCCGCTGAACCCCGGCGGCCGCCGCGGCGTCGGCCCCGCGTGGGGCGGCGGCACCTGGTCCACCGACTACAACAGCTTCTGGTGCTGCCAGGGCACCGGGGTCGAGATCAACACGAAGCTGATGGACTCCATCTACTTCTACAACGGCACCACGCTGACGGTGAACCTCTTCGTGCCGTCGGTGCTGACCTGGACCCAGCGCGGCATCACCGTCACCCAGAACACCACGTTCCCGGTCAGCGACACCACCACGCTGACGCTGTCCGGCACCATGAGCGGGTCGTGGAGCATCCGGCTGCGGATACCGTCCTGGACCACCGGCGCGACAATCAGCGTCAACGGGACCGTGCAGAGCGTCACGGCGACGCCCGGCAGCTACGCGACCGTCACCCGGACCTGGGCGGCCGGCGACACGATCGCGGTGAAGCTGCCGATGCGGGTGATCATGCGGGCCGCGAACGACAACGCCGACGTGCAGGCGATCACCTACGGCCCGGCGGTGCTGTGCGGCAACTACGGCAGCACCACGCCGGCCGGCCTGCCCGCGCTGACCGTCTCGACGATCACCCGGACCAGCACGAGCAGCCTGGCGTTCACCGCCACCGCGAACGGCGCGACGGTAAACATCGGGCCGTTCCACGACGCGCAGGGCTTCAACTACACCGTCTACTGGAACACCGGCGCCGCCGCCGTCACCTACAAGCTGGTGAACGTCGGCAGTGGACTGGTGCTCGGCATCCAGGACATGTCCACCGTCGACGGTGGCCTCGCCCTGCAATGGGACGACAGCGGCACCGCCGACCACAACTGGGTGATGGTCACCGACGGCAGCGCGGTCAGATTCCGCAACGTCAACAGCGGCAAGGTCCTCGGCGTGGAGAACATGTCCACCGCCGACAACGCCCGCGTCCTGCAATGGTCCGACAACGGCACCGCCGACCACCGCTGGACCCTGATCGACAACGGCGACGGCACACACCGGATCCGCAACGTCAACAGCGGCAAGCTGCTCGCCATCCTCAACGGCTCCGTCGCCCGGGGCGCGCAGGCCGTCCAGGACCCCGACAACGGCAGCGCGGACAACCGCTGGCGCCTCGTCCGTCTCACCTGA
- a CDS encoding fibronectin type III domain-containing protein → MNRRSAMLCTAAALLPLVTGGCAPSPTAAAGPDAAATATPSAQSWIVVAAGSAQPKRSASPAARTSPSSRTSPSSRTSPAEPGGAALSSPVSVPAARPGEPQCVKTQPQGRIDVALVRPGRTTATVTWYHPGDPAVVAYRVAAVSQALVVGRQPELSWTVVEPGKGCHELTATISGLRAATPYVFTVNATRIRHSQGNTYNVTVARSRAVVTAP, encoded by the coding sequence GTGAACCGTCGTTCGGCAATGCTCTGCACCGCCGCGGCCCTGCTGCCGCTCGTGACGGGCGGGTGCGCCCCGTCCCCGACGGCCGCCGCCGGCCCGGACGCGGCGGCCACCGCGACGCCGTCCGCGCAGAGCTGGATCGTGGTGGCGGCGGGATCGGCGCAGCCGAAACGGTCCGCCTCGCCCGCCGCGCGCACCTCGCCCTCTTCGCGCACCTCGCCCTCTTCGCGCACCTCGCCCGCGGAGCCCGGCGGTGCGGCGCTGTCGTCCCCCGTCTCCGTGCCCGCCGCGCGGCCGGGGGAGCCGCAGTGCGTCAAGACGCAGCCACAGGGGCGGATCGACGTCGCGCTGGTGCGGCCCGGCCGCACGACCGCGACCGTGACCTGGTACCACCCCGGCGACCCCGCCGTCGTCGCCTACCGGGTCGCGGCCGTCTCGCAGGCGCTGGTGGTCGGCCGGCAGCCGGAGCTCTCGTGGACCGTTGTCGAGCCGGGCAAGGGCTGCCACGAGCTGACGGCCACCATCAGCGGCCTGCGGGCGGCAACCCCCTACGTCTTCACCGTCAACGCGACCAGGATCCGGCACTCGCAGGGGAACACCTACAACGTGACCGTCGCCCGGTCGCGGGCCGTGGTCACCGCACCCTGA
- a CDS encoding GGDEF domain-containing protein: MKRPQFVHVAYVLTALTACVVHLAGPTSVRLAVVTASSALAVVGITVGMRINKIERRGTWHILLLGTVLFTIFNHLWFMDLGLGIPVGADGPANLILQVVAYMCILSAALMVVFRHGAGDRGGILDAALIGVGLIAPGWEILLRPHLEGVGAAMPTQAVYLAKLLMLTASMGALMRIAKTAGTARVSLTYFVISLTSTIVSVVASLMTTRPDSDYYSPIVDLCAIVGYLGLAAAALHPSATEFTQPNGWRRGELTPVKLHHLGFVLALVPVVGSIPTLFGRTSDTLLLSLGTLVVTPLVIMRIGLLLAERTADQEALRYQAHHDELTGLINRRRFFAVLDQEVERCRRGESPGLAVLYCDLNKFKIVNDEYGHEAGDHVLRTFAERLTRALRADDLAARIGGDEFLVLCRDAEAADAEGLRRRVEELAWQPVWWAGHELPLGVSVGMAVGAGTDLSGDALVKAADAEMYVRKSSTPELVHAQRGPATPSLALPAPVLPSWPAPPPRMARPSRSGGRHRAFGDRRAGAPGPGQSR; the protein is encoded by the coding sequence GTGAAGCGCCCTCAGTTCGTCCATGTGGCGTACGTGCTGACGGCGCTCACCGCCTGCGTCGTGCACCTGGCGGGCCCGACCTCGGTGCGCCTGGCGGTCGTGACCGCCTCCAGCGCCCTCGCGGTCGTCGGCATCACCGTCGGCATGCGGATCAACAAGATCGAGCGGCGTGGCACCTGGCACATCCTGCTGCTCGGCACCGTGCTCTTCACGATCTTCAACCACCTGTGGTTCATGGATCTCGGCCTGGGTATCCCGGTCGGCGCCGACGGGCCGGCCAATCTGATCCTCCAGGTCGTCGCGTACATGTGCATTCTCAGCGCGGCCCTGATGGTGGTGTTCCGGCACGGCGCCGGCGACCGCGGAGGCATCCTCGACGCCGCCCTGATCGGCGTCGGCCTGATCGCACCCGGGTGGGAGATCCTGCTCCGGCCCCACCTGGAGGGCGTCGGGGCGGCCATGCCCACCCAGGCGGTCTACCTGGCCAAGCTGCTGATGCTGACGGCCAGCATGGGCGCGCTGATGCGGATCGCCAAGACGGCGGGCACCGCGCGGGTCTCGCTGACCTACTTCGTGATCAGCCTTACCTCCACCATCGTCAGCGTGGTCGCCTCGCTGATGACCACGCGCCCGGACAGCGACTACTACTCGCCGATCGTCGACCTGTGCGCGATCGTCGGCTATCTCGGCCTGGCCGCGGCGGCGCTGCATCCGAGCGCGACGGAGTTCACTCAGCCCAACGGCTGGCGGCGCGGCGAGCTGACGCCGGTGAAGCTGCACCATCTCGGCTTCGTGCTGGCGCTCGTGCCGGTCGTCGGCAGCATCCCGACGCTGTTCGGCCGGACCTCCGACACGCTGCTGTTGTCCCTCGGCACCCTGGTCGTGACCCCCTTGGTGATCATGCGAATCGGCCTGCTGCTCGCGGAACGGACGGCGGACCAGGAGGCACTCCGCTACCAGGCGCACCACGACGAGCTGACCGGCCTGATCAACCGGCGCCGGTTCTTCGCCGTGCTCGATCAGGAGGTCGAACGCTGCCGGCGCGGGGAATCCCCGGGCCTGGCGGTGCTCTACTGCGACCTCAACAAATTCAAGATCGTCAACGACGAGTACGGCCATGAGGCGGGCGACCATGTCCTGCGTACGTTCGCGGAAAGGCTGACGCGCGCGCTGCGGGCCGACGACCTCGCGGCCCGGATCGGCGGCGACGAGTTCCTGGTGCTCTGTCGCGACGCCGAGGCCGCCGATGCCGAAGGCCTGCGCCGCCGGGTGGAGGAGCTGGCGTGGCAACCGGTGTGGTGGGCCGGCCACGAGCTACCCCTCGGGGTCTCGGTCGGCATGGCCGTCGGCGCCGGGACCGACCTGTCGGGAGATGCCCTGGTCAAGGCCGCCGACGCCGAGATGTACGTGCGCAAGTCGTCCACGCCGGAGCTGGTACACGCCCAGCGCGGGCCGGCGACGCCGTCGCTGGCGCTGCCGGCGCCGGTGCTGCCCTCGTGGCCGGCGCCGCCGCCGCGGATGGCGAGGCCGTCGCGGAGCGGGGGGCGGCACCGTGCCTTCGGTGATCGGCGGGCAGGCGCGCCGGGACCGGGTCAGTCCCGATAG
- a CDS encoding glycine--tRNA ligase — MLTMQEALARLTAYWTAQGCLTVQPMNTEVGAGTLNPATFLRVLGPEPWRVVYVEPSVRPDDSRYGENPNRLQTHTQLQVILKPDPGNPQELYLGSLTALGIDVTAHDVRFVEDNWASPALGAWGLGWEVWLDGLEITQFTYFQQAGGLNLDPPSVEITYGIERIVMALQNKQHFKEIEYSPGISYGEVFGQSEYEMSRYYLDDADVDANRRLLEIYAAEAQRLLDAGLPVPAHTYVLKCSQAFNVLDSRGAVSTADRAAEFARMRRLAGDVAKLWQARREELGHPLGLIGQAPPAEPAAAARTGDEPRTLVFEIGTEELPPSEARAAREELRRTITDGLGTTRLHHGDIQVLATPRRLIAVVAGVAAREEDHVRVVKGPKVAAAYDADGVPTKALQGFLQGQGATLAEVEEQDVKGARHVVVVRQEAGGAAPEVLAGVLAKIVSGLRSSKNMRWNDPQLSFSRPVRWLTALWGDDVVPVAVSTLAAGRTTRLLRTAASPVVPVASAETFLETLAANGILTDPEDRLTAIAGGATDLVRSAGVIDLAGEAALLNQIAYLVEAPTPLLGTFDPGYLSLPEPVLTSVMRKHQRYLPVRDAAGALLPMFVTVANGPVDVDLVRAGNEAVLRARYEDAAFFYRADRQTPLAAMLERLTRLTFTDKLGSMADRAGRIAALATALAGPLGLDSPTLRRAAELVKFDLGSQLVTEMTSLAGIMARDYALNAGESEAVARAVYESELPRNTGDDLPATTEGALLSLADRLDLFVGLAATVGLPTSSSDPFAVRRAVLGLVAVHRAHPDLAALSLDDALAAAASLQPVPVAADVLSACGVFLAKRFEQALIEEDRPLDRIRAVLPRYARPSLAVGLLDQLDSLVAADSDFVAVVAAIQRARRIVPQDTPAQYDPEVLKEPAEVALHEAVAATVADLRSAPEPDLVRFTAATGRIVAPIGDFFDDVFVMADDPTIRKARLGLLATVRDLGAGLLDWAELRL, encoded by the coding sequence ATGCTCACGATGCAGGAAGCGCTGGCCCGGTTGACGGCGTACTGGACGGCTCAGGGCTGCCTGACCGTCCAGCCGATGAACACCGAGGTCGGCGCCGGGACCCTCAACCCGGCCACCTTCCTGCGCGTACTCGGACCCGAACCCTGGCGCGTCGTCTACGTCGAACCCTCCGTACGACCCGACGACTCCCGATACGGCGAAAACCCCAACCGCCTACAGACACACACCCAACTCCAGGTCATCCTCAAACCCGACCCCGGCAACCCCCAAGAGCTCTACCTCGGCAGCCTCACCGCACTCGGCATCGACGTCACCGCACACGACGTCCGCTTCGTCGAGGACAACTGGGCATCCCCCGCACTCGGCGCCTGGGGCCTGGGCTGGGAAGTCTGGCTCGACGGCCTCGAGATCACCCAGTTCACCTACTTCCAGCAAGCCGGCGGCCTCAACCTCGACCCACCCTCCGTCGAGATCACCTACGGCATCGAACGCATCGTCATGGCGTTGCAGAACAAACAGCATTTCAAGGAAATCGAGTATTCGCCCGGCATCAGCTACGGCGAGGTCTTCGGCCAGAGCGAATACGAGATGTCGCGGTACTACCTCGACGACGCCGACGTCGACGCCAATCGGCGGCTCCTGGAGATCTACGCCGCCGAGGCACAACGACTCCTCGACGCCGGCCTGCCGGTGCCCGCGCACACCTACGTCCTCAAGTGCTCGCAGGCCTTCAACGTCCTGGACTCCCGCGGCGCCGTCTCCACCGCCGACCGCGCCGCCGAATTCGCCCGCATGCGCCGCCTCGCCGGCGACGTCGCCAAGCTGTGGCAGGCCCGCCGCGAGGAGCTCGGACACCCGCTCGGCCTGATCGGGCAGGCCCCGCCGGCCGAGCCCGCCGCGGCCGCACGGACCGGCGACGAGCCGCGCACGCTGGTCTTCGAGATCGGCACCGAGGAGCTGCCGCCGAGCGAGGCCCGCGCCGCCCGCGAGGAACTGCGCCGGACGATCACCGACGGCCTCGGCACGACCCGGCTGCACCACGGCGACATCCAGGTCCTCGCGACGCCGCGGCGCCTGATCGCGGTGGTCGCGGGAGTCGCCGCCCGGGAGGAGGACCACGTGCGCGTGGTCAAGGGCCCGAAGGTCGCGGCCGCCTACGACGCCGACGGCGTACCCACCAAGGCGCTCCAGGGCTTCCTCCAGGGCCAGGGCGCGACGCTCGCCGAGGTCGAGGAGCAGGACGTCAAGGGCGCGCGGCACGTGGTCGTGGTCCGGCAGGAGGCCGGCGGCGCGGCGCCCGAGGTGCTCGCCGGCGTGCTCGCGAAGATCGTCTCCGGCCTGCGGTCGTCGAAGAACATGCGGTGGAACGATCCGCAGCTGTCGTTCAGCCGGCCGGTGCGCTGGCTGACCGCCCTCTGGGGCGACGACGTCGTGCCGGTCGCGGTGTCCACCCTCGCCGCCGGCCGCACCACCCGGCTGCTGCGCACCGCGGCGTCGCCGGTGGTGCCGGTGGCCTCGGCGGAGACCTTCCTCGAGACCCTCGCGGCCAACGGCATCCTCACCGACCCCGAGGACCGCCTCACCGCGATCGCCGGCGGCGCCACCGACCTGGTCCGCTCCGCGGGCGTCATCGACCTGGCCGGCGAGGCCGCGCTGCTGAACCAGATCGCCTACCTGGTCGAGGCGCCGACGCCGCTGCTCGGCACGTTCGACCCGGGCTACCTGTCGCTGCCCGAGCCCGTGCTCACCTCCGTGATGCGCAAGCACCAGCGTTACCTGCCGGTCCGCGACGCCGCCGGCGCGCTGCTGCCGATGTTCGTCACGGTGGCGAACGGGCCGGTCGACGTCGACCTGGTCCGTGCCGGCAACGAGGCGGTGCTGCGGGCCCGGTACGAGGACGCGGCGTTCTTCTACCGCGCCGACCGGCAGACGCCCCTCGCGGCGATGCTGGAGCGGCTGACCCGGCTCACCTTCACCGACAAGCTCGGGTCGATGGCCGACCGCGCCGGCCGCATCGCCGCGCTGGCCACGGCGCTGGCCGGGCCGCTCGGCCTGGACTCGCCCACGCTGCGGCGGGCCGCCGAGCTCGTCAAGTTCGACCTCGGATCCCAGCTGGTGACCGAGATGACCAGCCTGGCCGGCATCATGGCCCGCGACTACGCGCTCAACGCCGGCGAGAGCGAGGCCGTCGCCCGGGCCGTCTACGAGTCCGAGCTGCCCCGCAACACCGGCGACGATCTGCCCGCCACCACCGAGGGCGCGCTGCTGTCGCTGGCCGACCGGCTCGACCTGTTCGTCGGGCTCGCCGCCACCGTCGGGCTGCCGACCAGCAGCAGCGACCCGTTCGCCGTCCGGCGCGCCGTGCTCGGCCTCGTCGCGGTGCACCGGGCACACCCGGACCTGGCCGCGCTCAGCCTCGACGACGCGCTCGCCGCCGCGGCCTCGCTCCAGCCGGTCCCGGTGGCCGCGGACGTGCTGTCGGCGTGCGGCGTGTTCCTGGCCAAGCGGTTCGAGCAGGCCCTGATCGAGGAGGACCGCCCGCTCGACCGGATCCGCGCGGTGCTGCCGCGGTACGCCCGCCCGTCGCTCGCCGTCGGCCTGCTCGACCAGCTCGACTCGCTCGTCGCCGCCGACTCGGACTTCGTCGCCGTCGTCGCGGCCATCCAGCGGGCGCGGCGGATCGTTCCGCAGGACACCCCCGCGCAGTACGACCCGGAGGTGTTGAAGGAGCCGGCCGAGGTCGCGCTGCACGAGGCGGTCGCGGCCACGGTGGCCGACCTGCGCTCGGCGCCGGAGCCGGACCTGGTCCGCTTCACGGCCGCGACGGGCCGCATCGTCGCGCCGATCGGGGACTTCTTCGACGACGTCTTCGTCATGGCCGACGACCCGACGATCCGCAAGGCGCGGCTCGGCCTGCTGGCGACCGTCCGCGACCTCGGCGCCGGCCTGCTGGACTGGGCCGAGCTGCGCCTCTGA
- a CDS encoding nucleotide triphosphate diphosphatase NUDT15 has protein sequence MGEVRVGVGVFAVRDGAFLMGRRHGAHGAGTWSLPGGNVEFGESFADAARRELCEETGLTIGNPELLAVTNDVFAREGRHSVTLWMVGDEVGGEPVVREPDKFTDLGWYDLDSLPEPLFQPWRQLLTMPALARLDAILRVRTWRSG, from the coding sequence ATGGGCGAGGTCCGGGTCGGCGTCGGCGTGTTCGCCGTGCGCGACGGCGCGTTCCTGATGGGCCGCCGGCACGGCGCGCACGGCGCGGGCACGTGGTCGCTGCCCGGCGGCAACGTGGAGTTCGGCGAGTCGTTCGCCGACGCGGCCCGCCGCGAGCTGTGTGAGGAGACCGGCCTGACGATCGGGAACCCGGAGCTGCTCGCGGTCACCAACGACGTGTTCGCCCGCGAGGGCCGGCACAGCGTGACGCTGTGGATGGTCGGCGACGAGGTCGGCGGCGAACCCGTCGTCCGCGAGCCGGACAAGTTCACCGACCTGGGCTGGTACGACCTGGACTCGCTGCCGGAGCCGCTGTTCCAGCCGTGGCGGCAGCTGTTGACGATGCCGGCCCTGGCCCGGCTCGACGCCATCCTGCGGGTCAGAACGTGGCGATCGGGTTGA